TTGGTGCAACAAATATCGGAAAAAGGGGCATTTATTAAAAGTATTGCTGAAAAATGGTTAGATACGTCTAGTCCTTCCGGAAAACTTATGCTTACTGTAATGGCGGGAATTAGTGAGTTTGAAACTGCCTTAAGGGCTGAACGTTGTAAAGAAGGGATAGTACAAGCCCATAAAAGAGGTGTAAAGTTTGGCAGACCTAAAAGTGATGATGAACAACTTAAATTTGCGATTGAGCTTTATGGTCAACGCGAAATGTCAGTTAAACAGATATGCGAAAAGACAGGTGTTTCTAAAAGCACGTTAATGCGTAGAGTGCGTGAACTACACGCGGTGTAAAAGGGTTAAATACGAGCAATAAGAGCCTATACTGGTAAGTTCCGGTACAGGCTCTTTTGTTTACTTGTTTATTTAGTTTATCCTACTATTTCTATAACATTCAAGAGCCAGTTTGCCCATACGACACTCGTAGCTGATACATTTGTAAGCTTGAACACATAATCTGTATTAGGTTTCAGTACAAATTCCTGCTCGTCTATTCTGTGAAAAGTTCCCAATCTTGTCGAAGTTCCCGAACCATAAACCTTATTTAATATTGTGGTTCCACCCGTTACGCCGGTAGTTCCAGTATATAACAAGGATAAAGGTGTGGCACTGCTAACTCTGTTTGCATTTACTAAAGGTACAGCAGTTCCCGCGGTGGTTATTGTTGGTGCTTCAATTAACTGCGTATCCACTGTTTGGTCAGTATCTAATAATAACGGTCTAATCATTGTTGTAACAGTACTTCCGCCAGTTCTTAACAGGATATACAGCACTGCACTAGCATTGATAGCAGCCAAAGACTGTGAAGCTACAAAGGAAACCCCGTCAAGTCTGAATTTTCTGTCCTCCTGCATAGCTACCTTATGTTGTGTTAGGAAATCTATGTCACCTCTTACTATTTTACCCATTTATACTAACCCCTTTCTATTTCAAATATTTGTCCGTTAACACATAGTACGTTTGTGGCTTGACTGCCAACATTAGTTAGCTTTAATACATAAATAGTAGCGCTTTTTAACTGCCACCCCAAGTCGTTATAATCACCAGAAAGTCCAACAGGTTTGGCATTTGTACCAGTTCCCTCGAATCTAGTACGTAACAGTGTTCCCCCGCTTATG
The Clostridium felsineum DSM 794 DNA segment above includes these coding regions:
- a CDS encoding recombinase family protein, yielding MAIYGYARVSTKEQNLDRQITALEEAGCVHIYQEKITGKTMERAQLKRLLADLKPGDVVIVKELTRISRSTVDLLGLVQQISEKGAFIKSIAEKWLDTSSPSGKLMLTVMAGISEFETALRAERCKEGIVQAHKRGVKFGRPKSDDEQLKFAIELYGQREMSVKQICEKTGVSKSTLMRRVRELHAV